From Bacillota bacterium, a single genomic window includes:
- a CDS encoding flagellar hook-length control protein FliK, with translation MSSLSIQAGATLASGAGRGTALSGTPAPGGSAAVPSESAGRPEFAAVLAEASALQAPAGQGETGRQRTGSAAHHGEEPPPQAGDAGTGAERRDVPVAVAQELALAVAPGWAAGLQAPQAGGASAPNAVGEVPVTPLPAGPAPAGTGVTSGLSGSPGPGFFQAGSSPAAARPDNPLPGGLAPHSASPSGDVPALSSVLLNGPAAQGLMGTQVAFGRFADDPVRSNVEPYLRALGWNGTRAGFDGGRARGQAKAGAAAGASGQPGLAWPLLEGQHGTLPDGTPDAGVDVTTAAAAGRVGHAPRVRVASEPRAEGALIVQGGDGSGVPGSGAGPGQSLAPAGSATELAQAIRAGSTHGAGLASDETAGAQGFRGATAEPGAAVVTGPDGPGSAQSAVRQYTVAPISRPGRAAAEGGTTAWDGGSPDGQTPGGGGQARAFTGGTARSNGAAPGAPAGGAGHGLQFVSDAEGRARQEEPAGGAPDRAVRALVKQGGPSVAEQGAFEAVSGSPHVQAGEDPQTFFREAARLVASHVTRWIEQAPSAAYRRGEVVAARIAQDGTEIRLQLHPPEMGELRLVLNSEGSQLTVHVVARQPDTGQLLRQHAGLLQQALEQAGLHLAGFSVEVGHHAMGGQHAPLPWFGSQAGAPAGAWARPSDGELMATVREEPAWVRLGMAAVDVRV, from the coding sequence ATGAGCTCACTTAGCATCCAGGCCGGGGCCACTCTGGCGAGTGGCGCAGGCCGGGGAACGGCGCTGAGCGGCACGCCGGCACCAGGCGGCTCGGCTGCTGTGCCATCGGAAAGCGCCGGCAGGCCGGAGTTCGCGGCGGTGCTGGCCGAGGCATCGGCCCTCCAGGCTCCGGCCGGGCAAGGCGAAACCGGCCGGCAGCGGACCGGTTCCGCCGCCCATCACGGCGAGGAGCCGCCTCCCCAGGCGGGCGACGCCGGCACAGGCGCCGAACGGCGGGACGTGCCGGTTGCTGTCGCCCAGGAACTGGCGCTGGCTGTTGCACCGGGGTGGGCGGCCGGGCTGCAGGCGCCACAAGCTGGGGGCGCATCAGCGCCGAACGCCGTGGGCGAGGTGCCTGTGACGCCGCTGCCGGCGGGCCCCGCTCCAGCGGGCACGGGCGTTACATCGGGGCTCAGCGGCTCTCCGGGGCCGGGCTTTTTCCAGGCGGGCTCGTCGCCTGCCGCGGCCCGGCCGGACAACCCGCTGCCGGGCGGCTTGGCGCCCCACTCGGCCTCGCCGTCAGGGGACGTGCCGGCTCTTTCTTCGGTGCTCCTCAACGGCCCCGCCGCGCAGGGGCTGATGGGGACGCAGGTGGCGTTCGGGCGGTTTGCCGATGACCCGGTCCGTTCGAACGTCGAGCCCTACCTGCGGGCGCTCGGGTGGAACGGGACCCGAGCGGGTTTCGACGGCGGTCGTGCACGAGGTCAAGCGAAGGCCGGCGCGGCGGCGGGCGCCTCCGGACAGCCGGGGCTCGCTTGGCCGCTCCTGGAAGGCCAGCACGGCACGTTGCCTGACGGGACGCCGGACGCCGGGGTGGACGTCACTACAGCTGCCGCAGCCGGCCGGGTTGGGCATGCGCCGCGCGTTCGGGTGGCCTCAGAGCCGCGCGCGGAGGGTGCCCTTATCGTTCAGGGAGGCGACGGCTCAGGGGTCCCGGGGAGCGGCGCGGGCCCGGGGCAGAGCCTTGCGCCCGCCGGGAGCGCGACGGAGCTTGCCCAAGCCATCCGAGCGGGCTCCACCCATGGGGCCGGGCTGGCTTCGGACGAGACCGCCGGGGCCCAGGGGTTCCGGGGAGCGACGGCCGAACCCGGTGCCGCGGTCGTGACCGGGCCGGATGGCCCGGGCAGCGCGCAGTCCGCGGTGCGCCAGTACACGGTCGCGCCGATCTCCCGGCCGGGTCGAGCCGCGGCAGAAGGCGGCACGACGGCATGGGACGGGGGTAGTCCTGATGGCCAGACGCCGGGCGGGGGAGGCCAGGCCCGGGCCTTCACCGGAGGTACGGCCCGCTCGAACGGCGCTGCACCGGGGGCACCCGCGGGCGGCGCCGGCCACGGCCTCCAGTTCGTATCCGATGCTGAAGGCCGGGCTCGCCAGGAGGAACCGGCGGGTGGTGCTCCCGATCGGGCTGTCCGGGCCCTGGTGAAGCAGGGCGGGCCCTCTGTAGCCGAACAGGGGGCTTTCGAAGCGGTCTCGGGTTCGCCGCACGTACAGGCGGGTGAGGATCCACAGACGTTCTTTCGCGAAGCGGCTCGGCTGGTTGCCTCCCACGTCACCCGGTGGATCGAGCAGGCCCCGTCAGCCGCCTACCGCCGGGGTGAAGTGGTTGCCGCCCGGATCGCGCAGGACGGCACCGAGATCCGGCTGCAGCTCCATCCCCCCGAGATGGGAGAGTTGAGGCTGGTTCTCAACTCCGAGGGCTCGCAGCTCACGGTGCACGTGGTGGCCCGGCAGCCGGACACGGGGCAGCTTCTCCGGCAGCACGCCGGCTTGCTCCAGCAGGCGCTGGAGCAGGCGGGGCTGCACCTCGCGGGGTTCTCGGTCGAGGTCGGGCACCACGCCATGGGCGGCCAGCACGCGCCGCTT